A single window of Arcobacter venerupis DNA harbors:
- a CDS encoding tautomerase family protein: MPHLQFEINKKVSDESKEEFVELIKKTFSEIMDTGTDHIAISLREYDKYSLTIGRADVNDDICLMNLDIREGRTIEKRRELALKYMEIVKETFGINSKNQYITFTEHKGEDFHLVEKYLASWESGEDPLA; encoded by the coding sequence ATGCCTCATCTACAGTTTGAAATAAATAAAAAAGTCTCAGATGAATCTAAAGAAGAGTTTGTAGAACTAATAAAAAAAACATTTAGTGAGATTATGGATACAGGAACTGATCACATTGCTATTAGTTTAAGAGAGTACGACAAATACTCTTTAACGATTGGACGAGCTGATGTAAATGATGATATTTGTTTAATGAATCTAGATATTAGGGAAGGGCGAACAATTGAAAAAAGAAGAGAGTTAGCTCTAAAATATATGGAGATTGTAAAAGAAACTTTTGGAATAAATAGTAAAAACCAATATATTACATTCACTGAACACAAAGGTGAAGATTTTCATCTAGTTGAAAAATATTTAGCATCTTGGGAAAGTGGGGAAGATCCACTTGCATAA
- a CDS encoding NAD(P)-dependent oxidoreductase, with translation MKIGFIGLGNLGRAICTRLSSLDIELKVYNRNKEKIKDLAYDKVNSPKDLLKECDVIFLCLFDSNAVRDILTGDNGLLCEDLKGKTIIDLTTNHYTDVLEFHKMVNDIGGNYLENPVFGSVAPALKGQLTVVSSGKVEVFEKVKPILEKIALEIFFLEKPSSATKMKLINNLCLGSFMATLAECTALAESCEIPKSKALEILGVGGGQSLILKAKTQKLIDEDFSAHFSNNAINKDLHLLQNLAYELKRPLYSAAVPKELFSKMKMMGKGEEDFCSIYQLFK, from the coding sequence ATGAAAATAGGATTTATAGGACTTGGAAATTTAGGACGAGCAATATGTACAAGATTATCATCATTAGATATTGAATTAAAAGTTTATAATAGAAATAAAGAAAAAATAAAAGATTTAGCATATGACAAAGTAAACTCACCAAAAGATTTATTAAAAGAGTGTGATGTTATTTTTTTATGTTTATTTGATTCAAATGCAGTTAGAGATATTTTAACTGGTGATAATGGACTATTATGTGAAGATTTAAAAGGTAAAACGATTATTGATTTAACAACAAATCATTATACAGACGTTTTAGAGTTTCATAAAATGGTAAATGATATAGGTGGAAACTATTTAGAAAATCCAGTTTTTGGAAGCGTTGCTCCTGCTTTAAAAGGACAATTAACAGTTGTTAGTTCAGGAAAAGTTGAAGTTTTTGAAAAAGTAAAACCAATTTTAGAAAAAATAGCACTTGAGATTTTCTTCTTAGAAAAACCATCAAGTGCTACAAAAATGAAACTTATAAATAATCTTTGTTTAGGTTCATTTATGGCTACTCTTGCAGAGTGTACAGCATTAGCTGAAAGTTGTGAAATTCCTAAATCAAAAGCCTTAGAGATTTTAGGAGTTGGTGGTGGACAATCACTTATATTAAAAGCAAAAACTCAAAAACTAATAGATGAAGATTTTTCTGCACATTTTTCAAATAATGCAATAAATAAAGATTTACATCTTTTACAAAATTTAGCATATGAATTAAAAAGACCACTTTATAGTGCAGCTGTTCCTAAAGAGTTATTTTCAAAAATGAAAATGATGGGAAAAGGTGAAGAAGATTTCTGCTCAATTTATCAACTATTTAAATAG
- a CDS encoding arsenic transporter — MIVASLIFIVTLIFVIWQPKNLQIGTTAVIGSIVALVFGVVSFSDVLIVTNIVWDATLAFIGIIILSMVLDEIGFFEWAALKMAKFSNGSGIKMFIYSILLGAFVSALFANDGAALILTPILLAKMRILKLNTKTIVAFLLAGGFISDSASLPFVFSNLTNIVTANYFSIGFVEYFLNMIIPFIVSVLASIAILWLLLRKDIPQTADISLLKEPKSVIKNMKLFYFSWVFLGLLLCAYFIGDAFDLPISIFALGGAIIFLIIATLSKTVNAKQIIKEAPWQVVWFSIGLYIVVYGLKNAGLTDYLTIVLQNLAQRGDTIAILGTGFIAAFLSAIMNNMPTVMIMDIALHDIPNQALAYANIIGCNLGPKMTPFGSLATLLWLHVLAKKGVKISFWQYSKFGLIITPPVLLIVLLAV; from the coding sequence ATGATAGTTGCAAGCCTTATTTTTATAGTTACACTTATTTTTGTAATTTGGCAACCAAAAAATTTACAAATAGGAACAACTGCTGTAATTGGTTCAATTGTGGCTTTGGTTTTTGGAGTTGTAAGTTTTTCAGATGTTTTGATTGTAACAAATATAGTTTGGGATGCAACCTTAGCATTTATTGGAATTATCATTTTATCTATGGTTTTAGATGAGATTGGATTTTTTGAATGGGCTGCCTTGAAAATGGCAAAGTTTTCAAATGGAAGTGGAATTAAGATGTTTATCTATTCTATTTTGTTGGGGGCTTTTGTTTCAGCACTTTTTGCAAATGATGGAGCAGCTTTAATATTAACTCCAATCTTACTTGCAAAAATGAGAATTTTAAAATTAAATACAAAAACAATAGTTGCCTTTTTACTGGCAGGTGGATTTATAAGTGATAGTGCATCGTTACCTTTTGTATTTTCAAATCTTACAAATATTGTAACGGCTAACTATTTTAGTATTGGTTTTGTGGAGTATTTTTTAAATATGATTATTCCATTTATTGTAAGTGTTTTAGCTTCAATTGCAATTTTGTGGTTACTTTTACGAAAAGATATACCACAAACAGCCGATATTAGTTTATTAAAAGAGCCAAAAAGTGTAATAAAAAACATGAAACTATTTTATTTTTCTTGGGTTTTCTTAGGCTTATTATTATGTGCATATTTTATTGGTGATGCTTTTGATTTACCAATTTCTATTTTTGCTTTAGGTGGAGCGATTATATTTTTAATCATTGCAACACTTTCAAAAACAGTAAATGCAAAACAGATTATAAAAGAAGCACCTTGGCAAGTTGTTTGGTTTAGTATAGGACTTTATATTGTAGTTTATGGTTTGAAAAATGCTGGATTAACAGATTATTTAACAATAGTTTTACAAAATTTAGCCCAAAGAGGTGACACAATTGCAATCCTTGGAACAGGATTTATAGCAGCATTTTTAAGTGCAATTATGAATAATATGCCCACTGTTATGATTATGGATATCGCACTTCATGATATACCAAATCAAGCATTGGCTTATGCAAATATAATAGGATGTAATCTTGGGCCAAAAATGACACCATTTGGTAGCCTTGCTACGCTATTATGGCTTCATGTTTTAGCAAAAAAAGGTGTGAAAATATCATTTTGGCAATATAGCAAATTTGGACTTATTATCACGCCACCGGTACTTTTAATAGTACTTTTAGCAGTTTAA
- a CDS encoding TonB-dependent siderophore receptor: protein MKKKLYLGISLLICKNLAFADDLNEIVVEGAQESYFEEYSSTSMKGEFKDKETPYSVSVTKGTLINDLQAQRIEDTYDYTTGVTKVGKNADAILIRGFQTDLENIKVNGMSGLISRMGSPSTANVERIEVVKGPASVLYGAMEPGGLVNMQTKLPQSVQRTTLETSLQTYMSNSSKFGEDNGITTTIDTTGPITKDLMYRFIIVGEKLNSYRENVDFENVYIYPSLLWNVSDQTSLLVAMEYGKEKGSADDGLFVANHDISTAAPIDTVYQESDDYDNDDGTAFDVKLDHFISDNLSYKFDWRSVFHTDDRKLYENRKVNQASEVSLTTLTRRNRHQYNERDWHSFDTNLSIDTDIANMKNNIVLGLAGNYRRTDYDRITYGSNVTPNINIYNPIHGGTATNIVDNRRKTEYFSGGTYLQDKISLTDKLTLVGSTRVDRTKIDYTCTRGNCAEDNTKFSTDFVGSVGTIYNINDVVSVYTSFAQSYNPSTAERVDESGKGLDSEKSDQFEVGTKLNISEELNTILSAYKINKYNVSEQNSSGYYELKGEVETKGIEAEIQWLPTANWQFKTGYAYNKSEYLEGEDVGNEAANSPELTGYLFTRYNIPTKIYNGTVGITGGVVYKDSVYTSSTSTKRVELPSYTRYDTGIHYTIKDLEVSLNVENLTDKKYYESGTEDYRIYSGEPRKITLNIKKTF from the coding sequence ATGAAAAAAAAATTATATTTAGGAATTTCTTTACTTATTTGCAAAAATCTTGCTTTCGCAGATGATTTAAATGAAATTGTTGTCGAAGGTGCCCAAGAATCTTATTTTGAAGAATATTCTTCAACTAGTATGAAAGGTGAATTCAAAGACAAAGAGACACCTTATTCAGTATCAGTTACTAAAGGTACTTTAATAAATGATTTACAAGCTCAAAGAATAGAAGATACATACGATTACACTACAGGTGTAACTAAAGTTGGTAAAAATGCGGATGCTATACTTATTCGAGGATTTCAAACTGATTTAGAAAATATCAAAGTAAATGGAATGTCAGGACTAATTAGTAGAATGGGTTCACCATCAACTGCAAATGTAGAAAGAATTGAAGTTGTAAAAGGTCCAGCATCTGTATTATATGGAGCGATGGAACCAGGTGGTTTAGTAAACATGCAAACAAAACTTCCACAATCTGTACAAAGAACAACACTTGAAACATCACTTCAAACATACATGTCAAATAGTTCAAAATTTGGCGAAGATAATGGTATTACAACTACAATTGATACAACAGGACCAATAACAAAAGATTTAATGTATAGATTTATAATTGTTGGAGAAAAACTTAATTCATATAGAGAAAATGTAGATTTTGAAAATGTTTATATCTATCCTAGTTTATTATGGAACGTAAGTGATCAAACATCTTTATTAGTTGCCATGGAATATGGAAAAGAAAAAGGTAGTGCAGATGATGGACTGTTTGTAGCAAACCATGATATTTCAACAGCTGCACCAATTGATACAGTTTATCAAGAATCAGATGATTATGATAATGATGATGGAACAGCATTTGATGTAAAATTAGATCATTTTATCAGTGACAATCTTTCTTATAAATTTGATTGGAGAAGTGTTTTTCATACTGATGATAGAAAATTATATGAAAATAGAAAAGTAAATCAAGCAAGTGAAGTATCTTTAACAACATTAACAAGAAGAAATAGACACCAATATAATGAAAGAGATTGGCACAGCTTTGACACAAACTTAAGTATTGATACAGATATTGCAAATATGAAAAATAATATTGTTTTAGGATTAGCTGGAAACTATAGAAGAACAGATTATGACAGAATAACTTATGGAAGTAATGTAACACCAAATATAAATATATATAATCCAATTCATGGTGGAACAGCAACTAATATTGTTGATAATAGAAGAAAAACAGAATATTTTAGTGGTGGAACATATCTACAAGATAAAATAAGTCTAACAGATAAACTTACTTTAGTTGGTTCAACAAGAGTTGATAGAACAAAAATTGACTACACTTGTACAAGAGGAAATTGTGCAGAAGACAATACTAAATTCTCAACAGATTTTGTAGGTTCTGTAGGAACAATTTATAACATAAATGATGTAGTTTCAGTTTATACAAGTTTTGCACAAAGTTATAATCCAAGTACAGCTGAAAGAGTTGATGAATCAGGAAAAGGTTTAGATTCAGAAAAATCAGACCAATTTGAAGTTGGAACAAAACTAAATATATCAGAAGAATTAAATACGATATTATCAGCTTATAAAATAAATAAATACAATGTTTCTGAGCAAAATTCTTCAGGTTATTATGAATTAAAAGGTGAAGTAGAAACAAAAGGAATTGAAGCTGAAATTCAATGGCTACCAACTGCAAATTGGCAGTTTAAAACAGGTTATGCATATAATAAGTCAGAATATCTTGAGGGTGAAGATGTAGGCAATGAAGCAGCAAATAGCCCAGAATTAACAGGATATTTATTTACAAGATATAACATTCCCACAAAAATCTATAATGGAACAGTAGGTATTACAGGAGGAGTTGTATATAAAGATAGTGTATACACAAGTTCAACTTCAACTAAAAGAGTTGAATTACCTTCATATACAAGATATGACACAGGAATTCACTACACAATAAAAGATTTAGAAGTTTCTTTAAATGTAGAAAATCTTACTGATAAAAAATATTATGAATCTGGAACTGAAGATTATCGAATCTATTCAGGTGAACCTAGAAAAATTACATTAAATATCAAAAAAACTTTTTAG
- a CDS encoding CidA/LrgA family protein, protein MLKGIIILLLFQFIGECIAKFFELLVPGPVIGMILLLLFLLIRKGSFLSLDNAVALHLRYLPLLFIPAAMGIITQIDIITKEFWAITIALFVGTLVALVFAAKFMDYLTIKAEKK, encoded by the coding sequence ATGTTAAAAGGTATTATTATTTTATTGTTATTTCAATTCATTGGAGAATGTATAGCAAAATTTTTTGAACTTTTAGTTCCAGGTCCTGTAATTGGAATGATTTTATTATTACTATTTTTATTAATTAGAAAAGGAAGTTTTTTAAGTCTTGATAATGCTGTTGCTTTGCATTTAAGATATTTACCTTTGCTTTTTATACCAGCAGCTATGGGGATAATTACTCAAATTGATATTATTACAAAAGAGTTTTGGGCAATTACAATTGCTCTGTTTGTTGGAACTTTAGTAGCTTTAGTATTTGCAGCTAAGTTTATGGATTATCTAACTATTAAAGCAGAAAAAAAATGA
- a CDS encoding LrgB family protein, whose amino-acid sequence MNSEALINYIHSTPLTWLIATLAAFKLGIIIYEKCNKHTLLQPIIIAYVILLSLIIYTNTSFEEYFKSVQIIHFFLGPATVALALPLYKNLKYIKSLFLPIVLTLFIAGVFSIVIAVSLLWVFGADLPTMLSMTTKSITAPIAIITSEQIGGIPSLAVGFVLITGIIGALFGTIVFKLVNIKHDTSKGFALGLVSHGIGTARAIEISEKAAAFGALAMGLSGIFTAIFLPMIITFFK is encoded by the coding sequence ATGAATTCAGAAGCATTAATAAATTATATACATTCAACGCCACTTACTTGGTTGATTGCCACATTAGCAGCTTTTAAATTGGGAATAATTATTTATGAGAAATGTAATAAACACACTTTATTACAACCAATTATCATAGCTTATGTGATTCTTTTGAGTCTAATTATTTACACAAATACCTCTTTTGAAGAGTATTTTAAAAGTGTTCAAATTATTCATTTTTTTCTTGGCCCTGCAACTGTTGCTTTGGCTTTGCCACTTTATAAAAATTTGAAATATATTAAATCACTTTTTCTGCCAATAGTTTTGACACTTTTTATTGCTGGTGTTTTCTCAATTGTAATTGCAGTCTCATTACTATGGGTTTTTGGAGCTGATTTACCAACAATGTTATCAATGACAACAAAATCAATAACTGCACCAATTGCAATTATTACATCTGAACAAATAGGTGGAATTCCATCTTTAGCCGTTGGTTTTGTTCTTATAACTGGAATTATTGGTGCTTTATTTGGAACAATTGTTTTTAAACTAGTAAATATAAAACATGATACTTCAAAAGGTTTTGCTCTTGGATTAGTTTCTCACGGAATTGGAACAGCAAGAGCTATTGAAATAAGCGAAAAAGCAGCAGCATTTGGCGCACTTGCAATGGGACTTAGTGGAATATTTACAGCAATCTTTCTTCCTATGATAATCACTTTTTTTAAGTGA
- a CDS encoding arsenate reductase ArsC produces METKVLFVCSGNTTRSQMAQALLTKYGNGDFEVESAGTNPGVLNPMAVEVIREDEDMDISSYTTNALMDYFKQGRHYHYVITVCDEAAKEPCPIFPSLEGLIHWNITSPACDGTEAEKKAKVRQSKEELKINILTFIELVKDEHIRDGFPESWHVNN; encoded by the coding sequence TTGGAAACAAAAGTTTTATTTGTTTGTAGTGGTAATACTACAAGAAGTCAAATGGCTCAGGCATTATTAACAAAATATGGTAATGGAGATTTTGAAGTAGAAAGCGCAGGAACAAATCCTGGAGTTTTAAATCCAATGGCTGTTGAAGTAATCCGTGAGGATGAAGATATGGATATTTCATCTTACACAACAAATGCATTAATGGACTATTTTAAACAAGGAAGACATTATCATTATGTAATAACAGTTTGCGATGAAGCCGCAAAAGAGCCTTGTCCAATTTTCCCAAGTCTTGAGGGTTTAATTCATTGGAATATTACAAGTCCTGCTTGTGATGGAACAGAAGCAGAAAAAAAAGCGAAAGTTAGACAATCAAAAGAAGAGTTGAAAATTAATATTTTAACTTTTATTGAACTAGTTAAAGATGAACATATAAGAGATGGATTCCCTGAATCTTGGCATGTAAATAATTAA
- a CDS encoding DUF4405 domain-containing protein, whose translation MNKFMKRDIATSLTAFLFLVIGTTGVLMYFHLLDNYTKKMHENLGLVFVLVILFHVFFNWKAMKSYFSKKVFLYSGIIISAVALTFILTSKTGENPKTTLINSVLNAPLENSFVIFSESSQIAKEKLEKADLKIDKAKSINELAKLNKTSPFKVVSILSEK comes from the coding sequence ATGAATAAATTTATGAAAAGAGATATTGCAACATCTCTTACGGCATTTTTGTTTTTAGTAATTGGTACAACTGGTGTTTTAATGTATTTTCATTTATTAGATAATTACACAAAAAAGATGCATGAGAATTTAGGTTTAGTTTTTGTTTTAGTAATACTTTTTCATGTCTTTTTCAACTGGAAAGCAATGAAAAGTTACTTTTCTAAAAAGGTATTTTTATATTCTGGAATAATAATTTCAGCTGTAGCTCTTACTTTTATATTAACTTCAAAAACAGGAGAAAATCCTAAAACAACACTAATTAATTCTGTGTTAAATGCACCACTTGAGAATTCATTTGTTATATTTAGTGAAAGCTCACAAATTGCAAAAGAAAAATTAGAGAAAGCAGATTTGAAAATTGACAAGGCAAAGTCAATTAATGAATTGGCGAAATTAAATAAGACTTCACCTTTTAAAGTTGTTAGTATTTTAAGCGAAAAATAA
- a CDS encoding GNAT family N-acetyltransferase, translating into MHNLNFRIATLDDIPILCELLIQLFSQEVEFVPDYEKHEKALEKIIKDGNIGDIFVAIKEKKVIAMVNVLYTISTALGEKVAILEDMVVFDSFRNQNIGSQLIKFTINYLKENSVKRVTLLTDGDNYNAHKFYEKQGFNKSSMVAFRKSL; encoded by the coding sequence TTGCATAATTTAAATTTTAGAATTGCAACACTTGACGATATTCCTATTTTATGTGAACTTTTAATTCAACTTTTTTCCCAAGAAGTTGAATTTGTTCCAGATTATGAAAAACATGAAAAAGCTTTGGAAAAAATCATAAAAGATGGAAATATTGGCGATATTTTTGTAGCAATAAAAGAAAAAAAAGTAATTGCTATGGTAAATGTTTTATATACAATATCAACAGCTTTAGGTGAAAAGGTTGCAATTTTAGAAGATATGGTTGTTTTTGATTCATTTAGAAATCAAAATATTGGTTCACAACTAATCAAATTTACTATAAATTATTTAAAAGAAAATTCAGTTAAAAGAGTTACTTTATTAACTGATGGTGATAATTATAACGCTCATAAATTCTATGAAAAACAAGGTTTTAATAAATCTAGTATGGTTGCTTTTAGAAAATCTCTATAA
- the tkt gene encoding transketolase, with amino-acid sequence MSKQLLQKQADTIRFLAADMVQQANSGHPGAPMGLADIATVLSKHLNVNPADQKWLNRDRLVFSGGHATGLVYSLLHLWGFDVSVNDMKNFRQTHSKTPGHPEYGHTHGIEITTGPLGQGIANAVGFSMASKYAQNVLGKEVINHKVYCLCGDGDLQEGISYEATSTAGHLKLDNLVIIYDSNSITIEGDTSLSWSENVKKRFQAIDFEVIEIDGHNFEQIDKALTAAKESTLPVLIIAKTAIAKGAVTMEGSHHAHGAPLGDDEIAKSKIKAGFNPEEKFFVPADVKGAFDKLMIGSTAQNAWTESLSDETKAKIAELQNPDFDSIIYPTFEADSSVATRDSNHKILNAIAAAIPGFLGGSADLAPSNKTELKAMGDFPNGRNIHFGIKEHAMAAMTNAMNLYGLFRVYSATFFVFSDYLKPAARIAALASIPQHFIWTHDSIGVGEDGPTHQPIEHLSQFRALPNFYTFRPADATENVDSWKVALKMNAPTAFVCSRQGLKVLKDEKAFGTVANGGYLLKKRENANITIMASGSELMLALQTACELEKDGIIANVVSVPCFDLFLEQEKSYIEQVIDKNTRVYAVEAARGLEYYRFADVVFGMDTFGASGPANDLFEEFGFTIPKLKAKIVADLKN; translated from the coding sequence ATGTCAAAACAATTATTACAAAAACAAGCAGATACTATCAGATTTTTAGCAGCTGATATGGTGCAACAAGCAAATTCAGGACATCCAGGTGCTCCAATGGGATTAGCTGATATTGCAACAGTATTAAGTAAACACTTAAATGTAAATCCAGCAGATCAAAAATGGTTAAATAGAGATAGATTAGTTTTTTCAGGTGGTCATGCAACTGGATTAGTTTATTCTTTATTACATCTTTGGGGATTTGATGTATCTGTAAATGATATGAAAAACTTTAGACAAACTCACTCAAAAACTCCAGGACATCCAGAATATGGACATACTCATGGAATTGAAATTACAACTGGACCTTTAGGGCAAGGTATTGCAAATGCTGTTGGTTTTTCAATGGCTTCAAAATATGCTCAAAATGTACTTGGAAAAGAAGTTATTAATCATAAAGTTTATTGTTTATGTGGAGATGGAGATTTACAAGAAGGAATTTCTTATGAAGCAACATCAACTGCTGGACATTTAAAACTTGATAATCTTGTAATAATTTATGATTCAAATTCAATCACAATTGAGGGTGATACATCTTTATCATGGAGTGAAAATGTTAAAAAGAGATTCCAAGCTATTGATTTTGAAGTTATTGAAATAGATGGACACAATTTTGAACAAATTGACAAAGCTTTAACAGCTGCAAAAGAATCAACACTTCCTGTACTAATTATTGCAAAAACAGCAATCGCTAAAGGTGCGGTTACAATGGAGGGAAGCCATCATGCTCATGGTGCACCATTAGGTGATGATGAAATTGCTAAATCAAAAATAAAAGCAGGATTTAATCCAGAAGAAAAATTCTTTGTACCAGCTGATGTTAAAGGTGCATTTGATAAATTAATGATTGGTTCAACTGCTCAAAACGCATGGACTGAGTCTTTATCAGATGAAACAAAAGCAAAAATAGCTGAACTTCAGAATCCTGATTTCGATTCAATTATTTATCCAACTTTTGAAGCTGATTCAAGTGTTGCAACAAGAGATTCAAACCATAAAATTTTAAATGCAATTGCAGCTGCAATTCCAGGATTTTTAGGTGGAAGTGCAGATTTAGCTCCATCAAATAAAACTGAATTAAAAGCAATGGGTGATTTCCCAAATGGAAGAAATATCCACTTTGGTATTAAAGAACATGCAATGGCTGCAATGACTAATGCAATGAATTTATATGGTTTATTTAGAGTTTATTCTGCAACTTTCTTTGTATTTTCTGATTATTTAAAACCAGCAGCTAGAATCGCAGCTCTTGCTTCTATTCCTCAACATTTCATTTGGACACATGATTCAATTGGTGTTGGAGAAGATGGACCAACTCATCAACCAATTGAGCATTTATCACAATTTAGAGCATTACCAAATTTCTATACATTCAGACCAGCAGACGCAACTGAAAATGTAGATTCTTGGAAAGTTGCTTTAAAAATGAACGCTCCAACAGCATTTGTTTGTTCAAGACAAGGATTAAAAGTTTTAAAAGATGAAAAAGCATTTGGAACAGTTGCAAATGGTGGATATTTACTTAAAAAAAGAGAAAATGCAAATATTACAATTATGGCATCTGGTTCTGAATTAATGTTAGCACTTCAAACTGCTTGTGAATTAGAAAAAGATGGAATTATTGCAAATGTAGTTTCTGTTCCTTGTTTTGACTTATTTTTAGAGCAAGAAAAATCTTATATTGAGCAAGTTATTGATAAAAATACAAGAGTTTATGCAGTTGAAGCAGCTCGTGGTTTAGAGTATTATAGATTTGCAGATGTTGTATTTGGAATGGATACATTTGGAGCATCAGGTCCAGCAAATGACTTATTTGAAGAGTTTGGATTTACAATTCCAAAACTAAAAGCTAAGATAGTAGCTGATTTAAAAAACTAA
- a CDS encoding ArsR/SmtB family transcription factor translates to MDIFLKSASALNDETRIKILKFINIYGKCCVCDLENSFEMIQSRLSRHLKILKEAGFLKLEREGRWAYYSIRFPLDEFRTSCIKEIMTLQIELPNLKKACETKENE, encoded by the coding sequence ATGGATATATTTCTAAAATCCGCAAGTGCTTTAAATGATGAAACAAGAATAAAGATACTTAAATTTATAAATATTTATGGGAAATGTTGTGTTTGTGATTTGGAAAACTCTTTTGAAATGATTCAATCAAGACTTTCAAGACATCTAAAAATTCTAAAAGAAGCTGGATTTTTAAAACTTGAACGTGAGGGAAGATGGGCTTATTATAGTATTCGATTTCCATTGGATGAGTTTAGAACATCTTGTATAAAAGAGATTATGACTTTACAAATAGAGTTACCAAACTTGAAAAAAGCGTGTGAAACAAAGGAAAATGAGTGA
- a CDS encoding sensor histidine kinase — MRQTRIDEFLELEYHNKELEKRIKEEVAKNREKDKLMFQQSKLASLGEMLGNISHQWRQPLMEINSLFLPIEAKITLGVPLEDNEILQTIDKLNHITKYMSNTIDDFKNFFATDKEKIKFKLLEQINSTVNIISGGLKTHNVKLDIIIKKNPEIIAYKNDYSQVLINIINNAKDVLVQRKIGNPYIKISIYEENKNIITTVEDNAGGVKVNPIEKIFDPFFTYEKMGGSGIGLFMSKLIIEKNMNGKLSVENTSNGAFFKIIIPKI; from the coding sequence ATGAGACAAACAAGAATAGATGAGTTTTTAGAGTTAGAATATCATAATAAAGAACTCGAAAAAAGAATAAAAGAAGAAGTTGCAAAAAATAGAGAAAAAGACAAGTTAATGTTTCAGCAATCAAAGTTGGCATCTTTGGGTGAAATGTTAGGAAATATATCCCATCAATGGAGGCAACCACTTATGGAAATTAACTCTTTGTTTTTACCAATTGAAGCTAAGATTACTCTTGGTGTTCCTTTAGAAGATAATGAAATTCTTCAAACAATAGATAAATTAAATCATATTACTAAATATATGTCGAATACTATTGATGATTTTAAAAATTTTTTTGCGACAGATAAAGAAAAAATAAAATTTAAACTATTAGAACAAATTAATTCAACAGTAAATATTATTAGTGGAGGGCTAAAAACTCATAATGTTAAACTTGATATTATAATTAAAAAAAATCCTGAAATAATTGCTTATAAAAATGATTATTCACAAGTTCTAATTAATATAATAAACAATGCAAAAGATGTTTTAGTTCAAAGAAAAATTGGAAATCCATATATAAAAATCTCAATATATGAAGAGAATAAAAATATTATTACCACAGTTGAAGATAATGCTGGTGGAGTAAAAGTTAATCCAATTGAAAAGATATTTGACCCTTTTTTTACTTATGAAAAAATGGGAGGTTCAGGAATTGGACTTTTTATGTCAAAGCTTATAATAGAAAAAAATATGAATGGCAAACTCTCAGTTGAAAATACATCAAATGGCGCTTTTTTTAAGATAATAATTCCTAAAATTTAG
- a CDS encoding gamma-glutamylcyclotransferase family protein, with protein MKETLFVYGTLMPNCPNGHVLENIVGKFVPATVKGVLKDAGWSASMGYPGIKLDEDGDTVHGFLFYSDNLINHWDNLDEFEGAEFQREEVTVERFDELEVDTFIYVLKAGVEEFKEDVL; from the coding sequence GTGAAAGAGACACTTTTTGTATATGGAACTTTAATGCCAAATTGTCCAAATGGACATGTTTTAGAAAACATTGTTGGAAAATTTGTTCCAGCAACCGTAAAAGGCGTTCTAAAAGATGCAGGTTGGAGTGCAAGTATGGGTTATCCTGGAATCAAACTTGATGAAGATGGTGATACGGTTCATGGATTTTTGTTTTATTCAGATAATTTAATAAATCATTGGGATAATTTAGATGAGTTCGAGGGAGCTGAATTTCAAAGGGAAGAAGTAACCGTTGAGAGATTTGATGAACTTGAAGTTGATACATTTATTTATGTATTAAAAGCTGGAGTTGAAGAGTTTAAAGAGGATGTTCTATGA